A genome region from Dromaius novaehollandiae isolate bDroNov1 chromosome 34, bDroNov1.hap1, whole genome shotgun sequence includes the following:
- the RELB gene encoding transcription factor RelB — protein MALPLGAALQDPSLAMAHTTPVPDDLEIIEELIKEDGFQPDPAPVQPKPSPRGSVTAKLVARGCSPAGATQPLRPAEPCPTAAGPAPYGAPLLPAATRSPQLAQSLSGLSLSPKLVPRGTGGPGGRHRWSPGKDQLEELLEPPKLVITEQPKQRGMRFRYECEGRSAGSILGESSTDASKTLPAIELLNCQAIPKVKVTACLVWKDWPYRVHPHGLVGKDCSNGLCEVVLKPQTNPKHSFSNLGIQCVKKKEIEMAIEKKLQLGIDPFKAGSLKNHQEVDMNVVRICFQASYQDSSGQTRHLSPVLSEPIFDKKSTNTSELRICRMNKESGPCTGGEELYLLCDKVQKEDIAVVFRKETWEARADFSQADVHRQVAIVFKTPPYQHLELAEPVEVEVFLQRLTDSVCSESFRFTYLPKDHDAYGVNVKRKRGMPDVLEELSGSDPYGIEAKRRKKPPGYMDHFAPLPAAEDALALFGGMEAAPEPFDALVQLYGPLAPLGLPAACAPAMDLGGCLGAELLAEPYGSPPGLPAGPPFPAAAADPPGTASLVGAHMFPGHCKEACDCAELELRLGDG, from the exons atggccttgccGCTCG GAGCTGCCCTCCAGGACCCCAGCCTGGCCATGGCGCACACCACCCCGGTGCCCG acgATTTAG AGATCATCGAAGAGCTCATCAAGGAAGACGGTTTCCAGCCGGATCCGGCCCCCGTCCAGCCCAAGCCGTCGCCCAGGGGCTCGGTCACCGCCAAGCTGGTGGCCcgcggctgcagccccgccggggccacccagccgctgcgccccgctgagccctgccccacggcggccgggccggcgccctacggggccccgctgctgcccgccgcCACCCGCTCGCCCCAGCTCGCCCAGAGCCTCAGCGGCCTCTCGCTGTCGCCCAAGCTGGTGCCGCGGGGcacggggggccccggcgggcggcacCGCTGGTCTCCGGGCAAGGACCAGCTGGAAGAGCTGCTGGAGCCGCCCAAGCTGGTGATCACGGAGCAGCCCAAGCAGCGGGGCATGCGCTTCCGCTACGAGTGCGAGGGCCGCTCGGCCGGCAGCATCCTGGGCGAGAGCAGCACCGACGCCAGCAAGACGCTGCCGGCCATCGAG CTGCTGAACTGCCAGGCGatccccaaggtgaaggtgacgGCGTGCCTGGTGTGGAAGGACTGGCCCTACCGCGTCCACCCCCACGGCCTCGTGGGCAAGGACTGCAGCAACGGGCTCTGCGAGGTCGTCCTCAAACCCCAGACCAACCCCAAGCACAG CTTCAGCAACCTCGGCATCCAGTGCGTGAAGAAGAAGGAGATAGAGATGGCGATAGAGAAGAAGCTGCAGCTGGGCATCGACCCCTTCAAAG CTGGGTCCCTGAAGAACCACCAGGAAGTGGACATGAACGTGGTGAGGATCTGCTTCCAGGCCTCCTACCAGGACAGCTCCGGGCAGACGCGGCACCTCAGCCCCGTGCTCTCGGAGCCCATCTTCGACAAGA AGTCCACCAACACCTCGGAGCTGAGGATCTGCCGGATGAACAAGGAGAGCGGGCCCTGCACGGGCGGCGAGGAGCTCTACCTGCTCTGCGACAAGGTCCAGAAAG agGACATCGCGGTGGTTTTCCGCAAGGAGACGTGGGAAGCGCGGGCCGACTTCTCGCAGGCCGACGTGCACCGCCAGGTCGCCATCGTCTTCAAGACGCCGCCGTACCAGCACCTGGAGCTGGccgagcccgtggaggtggaggtCTTCCTGCAGCGGCTCACCGACAGCGTCTGCAGCGAGTCCTTCCGCTTCACCTACCTGCCCAAGGACCACG ACGCCTACGGGGTGAACGTGAAGCGGAAGCGGGGGATGCCCGACGTCCTCGAGGAGCTCTCGGGCtcag ATCCGTACGGGATCGAAGCCAAGAGGAGGAAGAAGCCACCCGGATACATGGATCACTTTGCTCCGCTGCCGGCTGCAG aagACGCCTTGGCCCTGTTCGGCGGCATGGAGGCGGCGCCGGAGCCCTTCGACGCCCTGGTGCAGCTCTACGGCCCCCTGGCCCcgctggggctgccggcggcctgcgcCCCCGCCATGGACTTGGGGGGCTGCCTGGGCGCCGAGCTCCTGGCCGAGCCCTACGGCtcgcccccggggctgcccgccggcccccccttccccgccgccgccgccgacccccccggcaccgccagcCTCGTGGGCGCCCACATGTTCCCTGGGCACTGCAAGGAGGCGTGCGACTGCGCCGAGCTGGAGCTGCGCCTGGGCGATGGCTGA
- the CLPTM1 gene encoding putative lipid scramblase CLPTM1 isoform X1: protein MAAPETEAAAAAGPGPGPEQQVTSNGSAGGGEAAAAETQRQQPAPNAWQVIKGVLFRIFIIWAISSWFRRGPAPQEQSSAGGTPRAPSRNLFPKDTLMDLYVYISEHEHFTDFNVSSALFWQKRDLVYGDWTSGENADGCYEHYGEVDISQSVQQNGSIYIHVYFTKSGFHPDPRQKNLYRRLATVHTSRMINKYKRRRFQKTKNLLTGETEADPEMIKRAEDYGPVEVISHWHPNLTINMVDDHTPWVKGSVPPPLDQYVKFDAVSGDYYPILYFNDYWNLQKDYFPINETLQRLPFRLSFCPLSLWRWQLYAAQSTKSPWNFLGEDLYEQSDEEQDSVKVALLETNPYLLALTIIVSIVHSIFEFLAFKNDIQFWNSRQSLEGLSVRSVFFGVFQSLVVLLYILDNETNFVVQVSVFIGLLIDLWKITKVMDVRLDRENKVAGVFPRLTFKDKSTYIESSTKVYDDMAFRYLSWILFPLLGCYAVYSLLYLEHKGWYSWVLSMLYGFLLTFGFITMTPQLFINYKLKSVAHLPWRMLTYKALNTFIDDLFAFVIKMPMMYRIGCLRDDVVFFIYLYQRWIYRVDLTRVNEFGISGEDQVAQTTPSPALPAGPAPGTEGPPDAASPREKAAEDKKKD, encoded by the exons atggcggcgccggagacggaggcggcggcagcggcggggcccgggccgggcccggaGCAG cAGGTGACCAGTAACGGGagcgccggcggcggcgaggcggcggcggccgagacCCAGCGGCAGCAACCGGCGCCCAACGCCTGGCAGGTCATCAAAGGCGTCTTGTTCCG GATTTTTATCATCTGGGCCATCAGCAGTTGGTTCCGCCGCGGGCCGGCGCCGCAGGAGCAGAGCAGCGCTGGCGGGACGCCGCGAGCTCCCAGCCGAAACCTCTTCCCTAAGGACACTTTGATG GACCTCTACGTTTACATCTCGGAGCACGAGCACTTTACGGACTTCAACGTCAGCTCCGCGCTGTTCTGGCAGAAGCGGGATCTCGTCTACGGGGACTGGACCAGCGGGGAGAACGCGGACGGGTGCTACGAGCACTACGGGGAGGTGGACATCTCGCAG AGCGTCCAGCAAAACGGCTCCATCTACATCCACGTGTACTTCACAAAGAGCGGCTTCCACCCAGACCCCCGACAGAAGAACCTCTACAGACGCCTCGCCACGGTCCACACGTCACGCA tGATCAATAAATACAAACGGCGGCGGTTCCAGAAAACCAAGAACCTCCTGACTGGAGAGACAGAAGCAGATCCCGAAATGATCAAG AGGGCGGAGGACTACGGTCCCGTGGAGGTCATCTCGCACTGGCACCCCAACTTGACCATCAACATGGTGGACGACCACACGCCCTGGGTGAAGGGCAGCGTGCCACCCCCCCTGGACCAGT ACGTGAAGTTCGACGCCGTCAGCGGCGACTACTACCCCATCCTCTACTTCAACGACTACTGGAACCTCCAGAAGGACTATTTCCCCATCAACGAGACCCTGCAGCGCCTGCCCTTCCGCCTCTCCTTCTGCCCGCTCTCCCTGTGGCGCTGGCAGCTCTACGCGGCCCAGAGCACCAAGTCCCCCTGGAATTTCCTGGGAGAGGACCTGTACGAGCAGTCAGACGAGGAGCAGGACTCGGTGAAG GTCGCCCTCCTGGAGACGAACCCGTACCTGCTGGCTCTGACCATCATCGTGTCCATCGTTCACAGCATATTTGAGTTCTTGGCCTTCAAAAACG ACATCCAGTTCTGGAACAGCCGGCAGTCCCTGGAGGGCCTCTCCGTCCGCTCCGTCTTCTTCGGCGTCTTCCAGTCGCTCGTCGTTCTCCTCTACATCTTGGACAACGAGACGAACTTCGTGGTGCAAGTCAGCGTCTTCATTGGGCTCCTCATCGACCTCTGGAAGATCACAAAGGTCATGGACGTCAGG CTGGACCGAGAGAACAAGGTCGCGGGAGTGTTTCCGCGCCTGACTTTCAAGGACAAATCCACGTACATCGAGTCTTCCACCAAGGTGTACGACGAT ATGGCTTTCCGGTACCTCTCGTGGATCCTCTTCCCCTTGCTGGGCTGCTACGCCGTGTACAGCCTGTTGTACCTGGAGCACAAGGGCTGGTACTCGTGGGTGCTGAGCATGCTCTACGGCTTCCTCCTGACCTTCG GCTTCATCACCATGACCCCGCAGCTCTTCATCAACTACAAGCTGAAGTCGGTGGCCCACCTGCCCTGGCGGATGCTGACCTACAAAGCCCTCAACACCTTCATCGATGACCTCTTCGCCTTCGTGATCAAGATGCCCATGATGTACAGGATAGGCTGCCTGCGGGACG ACGTCGTCTTCTTCATTTACCTCTACCAGCGCTGGATCTACCGGGTGGATCTCACGCGCGTCAACGAGTTTGGCATCAGCGGGGAGGACCAGGTGGCCCAGACGACGccgagccccgcgctgcccgccgggccGGCTCCCGGCACGGAGGGGCCGCCCGACGCCGCCTCCCCCCGGGAGAAAGCGGCAGAGGACAAGAAAAAGGATTAA
- the CLPTM1 gene encoding putative lipid scramblase CLPTM1 isoform X2 has translation MAAPETEAAAAAGPGPGPEQVTSNGSAGGGEAAAAETQRQQPAPNAWQVIKGVLFRIFIIWAISSWFRRGPAPQEQSSAGGTPRAPSRNLFPKDTLMDLYVYISEHEHFTDFNVSSALFWQKRDLVYGDWTSGENADGCYEHYGEVDISQSVQQNGSIYIHVYFTKSGFHPDPRQKNLYRRLATVHTSRMINKYKRRRFQKTKNLLTGETEADPEMIKRAEDYGPVEVISHWHPNLTINMVDDHTPWVKGSVPPPLDQYVKFDAVSGDYYPILYFNDYWNLQKDYFPINETLQRLPFRLSFCPLSLWRWQLYAAQSTKSPWNFLGEDLYEQSDEEQDSVKVALLETNPYLLALTIIVSIVHSIFEFLAFKNDIQFWNSRQSLEGLSVRSVFFGVFQSLVVLLYILDNETNFVVQVSVFIGLLIDLWKITKVMDVRLDRENKVAGVFPRLTFKDKSTYIESSTKVYDDMAFRYLSWILFPLLGCYAVYSLLYLEHKGWYSWVLSMLYGFLLTFGFITMTPQLFINYKLKSVAHLPWRMLTYKALNTFIDDLFAFVIKMPMMYRIGCLRDDVVFFIYLYQRWIYRVDLTRVNEFGISGEDQVAQTTPSPALPAGPAPGTEGPPDAASPREKAAEDKKKD, from the exons atggcggcgccggagacggaggcggcggcagcggcggggcccgggccgggcccggaGCAG GTGACCAGTAACGGGagcgccggcggcggcgaggcggcggcggccgagacCCAGCGGCAGCAACCGGCGCCCAACGCCTGGCAGGTCATCAAAGGCGTCTTGTTCCG GATTTTTATCATCTGGGCCATCAGCAGTTGGTTCCGCCGCGGGCCGGCGCCGCAGGAGCAGAGCAGCGCTGGCGGGACGCCGCGAGCTCCCAGCCGAAACCTCTTCCCTAAGGACACTTTGATG GACCTCTACGTTTACATCTCGGAGCACGAGCACTTTACGGACTTCAACGTCAGCTCCGCGCTGTTCTGGCAGAAGCGGGATCTCGTCTACGGGGACTGGACCAGCGGGGAGAACGCGGACGGGTGCTACGAGCACTACGGGGAGGTGGACATCTCGCAG AGCGTCCAGCAAAACGGCTCCATCTACATCCACGTGTACTTCACAAAGAGCGGCTTCCACCCAGACCCCCGACAGAAGAACCTCTACAGACGCCTCGCCACGGTCCACACGTCACGCA tGATCAATAAATACAAACGGCGGCGGTTCCAGAAAACCAAGAACCTCCTGACTGGAGAGACAGAAGCAGATCCCGAAATGATCAAG AGGGCGGAGGACTACGGTCCCGTGGAGGTCATCTCGCACTGGCACCCCAACTTGACCATCAACATGGTGGACGACCACACGCCCTGGGTGAAGGGCAGCGTGCCACCCCCCCTGGACCAGT ACGTGAAGTTCGACGCCGTCAGCGGCGACTACTACCCCATCCTCTACTTCAACGACTACTGGAACCTCCAGAAGGACTATTTCCCCATCAACGAGACCCTGCAGCGCCTGCCCTTCCGCCTCTCCTTCTGCCCGCTCTCCCTGTGGCGCTGGCAGCTCTACGCGGCCCAGAGCACCAAGTCCCCCTGGAATTTCCTGGGAGAGGACCTGTACGAGCAGTCAGACGAGGAGCAGGACTCGGTGAAG GTCGCCCTCCTGGAGACGAACCCGTACCTGCTGGCTCTGACCATCATCGTGTCCATCGTTCACAGCATATTTGAGTTCTTGGCCTTCAAAAACG ACATCCAGTTCTGGAACAGCCGGCAGTCCCTGGAGGGCCTCTCCGTCCGCTCCGTCTTCTTCGGCGTCTTCCAGTCGCTCGTCGTTCTCCTCTACATCTTGGACAACGAGACGAACTTCGTGGTGCAAGTCAGCGTCTTCATTGGGCTCCTCATCGACCTCTGGAAGATCACAAAGGTCATGGACGTCAGG CTGGACCGAGAGAACAAGGTCGCGGGAGTGTTTCCGCGCCTGACTTTCAAGGACAAATCCACGTACATCGAGTCTTCCACCAAGGTGTACGACGAT ATGGCTTTCCGGTACCTCTCGTGGATCCTCTTCCCCTTGCTGGGCTGCTACGCCGTGTACAGCCTGTTGTACCTGGAGCACAAGGGCTGGTACTCGTGGGTGCTGAGCATGCTCTACGGCTTCCTCCTGACCTTCG GCTTCATCACCATGACCCCGCAGCTCTTCATCAACTACAAGCTGAAGTCGGTGGCCCACCTGCCCTGGCGGATGCTGACCTACAAAGCCCTCAACACCTTCATCGATGACCTCTTCGCCTTCGTGATCAAGATGCCCATGATGTACAGGATAGGCTGCCTGCGGGACG ACGTCGTCTTCTTCATTTACCTCTACCAGCGCTGGATCTACCGGGTGGATCTCACGCGCGTCAACGAGTTTGGCATCAGCGGGGAGGACCAGGTGGCCCAGACGACGccgagccccgcgctgcccgccgggccGGCTCCCGGCACGGAGGGGCCGCCCGACGCCGCCTCCCCCCGGGAGAAAGCGGCAGAGGACAAGAAAAAGGATTAA
- the ERCC1 gene encoding DNA excision repair protein ERCC-1 yields the protein MEEGAASTEEKRRRFTVRPEAPDAPPVPSLFRPSAASGPPGGAPAPALPGPPSYAEYVMRQAAAGEAGAPAGEAKAPAGEARAPTGEARAPTGEAKAPTGEAGAPTGEAKAPTGPPPGAGSGGNGAGDVAPLPPLKPGAKSSSIIVSPRQRGNPLLRFVRNVPWEFGDVVPDYVLGQSTCALFLSLRYHNLNPDYIHERLRRLGRSYALQLLLLQVDVKDPHQALKELAKMCLLADCTLILAWSAEEAGRYLETYKAYEQKPADLLKERVEQGFLSRMTDCLTSVKSVNKTDTASLLAAFGSLAAIAGASREDLSLCPGIGPQKAKRLFDVLHEPFLKAPK from the exons ATGGAGGAAGGCGCCGCGTCCACGGAGGAGAAGAGGAGGCGATTCACCGTGCGGCCGGAGGCCCCCGACGCCCCGCCG GTGCCATCGCTCTTCAGACCCTCCGCGGCCTCCggacccccggggggggcaccggcacCCGCCCTGCCGGGACCCCCCTCCTACGCCGAGTACGTCATGAGGCAGGCGGCCGCCGGCGAGGCCGGGGCACCCGCCGGTGAGGCCAAGGCACCCGCCGGTGAGGCCAGGGCACCCACGGGTGAGGCCAGGGCACCCACGGGTGAGGCCAAGGCACCCACCGGCGAGGccggggcacccacgggtgaGGCCAAGGCGCCCACGGGGCCCCCACCGGGCGCTGGCAGCGGTGGCAATGGCGCTGGGGACGtggcccccctgcccccgctcAAACCGGGCGCCAAGAGCAGCAGCATCATCGTCAGCCCGCGGCAG cgggggAACCCGCTGCTCAGGTTCGTGCGCAACGTGCCCTGGGAGTTCGGCGACGTCGTCCCCGACTACGTGCTGGGCCAGAGCACCTGCGCCCTCTTCTTGAG CCTGCGCTACCACAACCTCAACCCCGACTACATCCACGAGCGTCTGCGTCGCCTGGGCAGGAGCTAcgcgctgcagctgctgctgctgcaggtggaCGTG AAGGACCCGCACCAGGCGCTGAAGGAGCTGGCCAAGATGTGTCTCCTGGCCGACTGCACCCTCATCTTGGCCTGGAG CGCCGAGGAGGCCGGGCGGTACCTGGAGACCTACAAGGCCTACGAGCAGAAGCCGGCCGACCTGCTCAAGGAGAGGGTGGAGCAGGGCTTCCTCTCCCGG ATGACGGACTGCCTGACCAGCGTCAAGTCGGTGAACAAGACGGACACGGCCAGCCTGCTCGCTGCCTTCGGG TCGCTGGCCGCCATCGCGGGCGCCTCCCGGGAGGATCTGTCCCTCTGCCCCGGCATCGGGCCCCAGAAG GCCAAGCGGCTCTTCGACGTCCTGCACGAGCCCTTCCTGAAGGCCCCCAAGTGA
- the POLR1G gene encoding DNA-directed RNA polymerase I subunit RPA34, with the protein MADAPPAEPQRFRCPPGFAAAPPSPPPGPWDEALGRPGTELWLIRAPADFPPESLEGCAVPLGGCGGLRGAGRRWGVRGGPGGAGGARLLVPCARSGRLACAPPLRGTLALAETFGPPAPPPGPEPEPPPPAAGRKKRRERRKEPAPPREPDAEGGPEPEPEPEPPEPETPEPPKKKKKKHKRRREATEDGGQTEPL; encoded by the exons ATGGCGG ACGCCCCCCCCGCGGAGCCGCAGCGGTTCCGGTGCCCCCCCGGCTTCGCGGCAGCGCCGCCgtcgcccccccccgggccgtggGACGAGGCCCTGGGCCGCCCCGGCACCGAGCTGTGGCTCATCCGCGCCCCCGCCGACTTCCCCCCCGAGAG cctggagGGCTGCGCGGTGccgctggggggctgcggggggctgcggggggccgggcggcgctggggggtgcgggggggcccggggggggcgggcggcgcccggctGCTGGTGCCCTGCGCCCGCTCGGGCCGCCTGGCCTGCGCCCCCCCCCTGCGCGGCACCCTCGCCCTCGCCGAGACCttcggcccccccgcgccccccccggggcccgagccggagccgccccccccggcagctgggaggaagaagaggagggagcGGAGGAAGGAGCCGGCGCCGCCCCGGGAGCCGGACGCCGAgggggggccggagccggagccggagccggagccgccggagCCGGAGACACCGGAGCCCccgaagaagaagaagaagaagcacaAGCGGAGGCGGGAGGCGACGGAGGACGGGGGGCAGACGGAGCCGCTGTGA